TAACTAGGCCTCCGTCCACAGCCCTGAGCCTGGAGATGAGGGGGAGCCGGGGCGGTCAGGACTGGAGCTTGAACCAGAAGAGCCTCCTGGCTGGCGGGAACTTGTCCCACCAGACACCCTGCATAGCCTGCCCAAGAGCCAGGTGAAGCGGCAGGAGGTCATCAGCGGTGAGTACCGCCCCCGTCTGCCCCACTGTGACCAAGGACACAGTCCAGCTCTGGCAAAGGCAGGTGCAGAGACATGTTCATCTTGGTGTTATTTACCATAGGCAGAACTTGAAGGCAGCTTCAAATTCCCTCTTGTTCCAAGTTCAGATTGTTCCAACAGAGACCACTTCGATGGAATGTGAATGCCACTGTGGAAGGGACGTTTCCAAAAATTTCGAGTAGTGCAAGACAGTGCTGATGTTAAGAACACTGCATTTCTGGTGCAAGCCTTTATTTGCTTACTTGCAAAATGTGGGTACTAATAGTTCCTACCTCAGATATTGTCATGAAGATGAGACAATTTGTGTGAAATGTTTAGCATAGTGCTGGGCACAGAggaagagcatttttttttttttttttcatttttatttgggcAGGGTCTCAGTtggtctccaggctggagtgcagtggtgcagtcacagctcactgcagccttaccctcccaggctcaactgattctcccacctcagcctcccgagcagctgagaccacaggcatgtaccaccatgcctggctaatttttgtactctttgtattctaattttgtattctttgtagagatggggtttcgccatgttggccaggctggtctcgaactcttgggctcaagtgatcctcctacctcagcctcccaaaggcttggcattacaagtatgagccagcAGGCCCAGTCAAGGAAGAGCATTTTAATGAGATAGTTGTTATTTGTTTGATCTTAATTGCTTAGGGGAGAAAAGATCCCCACGGGGGAAAGTTTAGGAGAATGATCAGTATATTCACAGTGCTTGCTTCTGCATGGAGAGATGATGAGTgtatcatttttgtctttttccttttttcctgtgCTAATTGTGCGGTGGCTGGGGAGGCTGGTGGCAAAaagagaaagctttttttttttttgagacagagttttgctcttgttgcccatgctggagtgcaatggcacaatctcagctcaccgcaacctccacctcccaggttcaagtgattctcctgcctcagcctcctgagtagctgggattacaggcatgcgccaccatgcccggctaattttgtatttttagtagagtcggggtttctccatgttggtcaggctggtctcgaactcccgacctcaggtgatctgcccgcctcagcctcccaaagtgctgggattactgcccGGCCCAAGAGAAAGCTTTTGGACTTGATTGAAAGCTTATTTACAGATTACTTCCTAGTAAAAAAGGTACTTACTCAAAAATTTTAGGGGAGTGGTTGAGTACTTTTTGAGTCACAGATCCTTCTAAGgacatgataaaaattaaaaaaaaaaccacatgagcCATGTGCTATCCATTAGGACTTTCCGGAAGATGGAAATGTGCTGTATTTGTGCTGCTCACCATGGGGACCACCGGCCACCTGTGGCTGGTGAGCACTTGAAATGcactaggccgggcacagtggctcacgcctgtaatcccagcactttgggaagtcgtgggcagatcacttgaggtcaggagttcaaaaccagcctggccaacatggtgaaaccccatgtctactaaacatacaaaaattagtcaagcgggccgggtgcggtggctcaagcctgtaatcccagcacattgggaggccgagacgggtggatcacaaggtcaggagatcgagaccatcctggctaacacggtgaaacctcgtctctactaaaaaaatacaaaaaactagccgggcgaggtggtgggcgcctgtagtcccagctactcgggaggctgaggcaggagaatggcgtgaacctgggaggcggagcttgcagtgagctgagatccggccactgcgctccagcctgggcaacagagcaagactccgtctcaaaaaaaaaaaaaaaattagtcaagcgtagtggcacatgcctctaatcccagatactcgggagggtaaggcaggagaattgcttgaacccaggaagcaggaggcggaggttgcagtgagcccagatcactccaccacactccaatctgggtgacagagcaagactctgtctcaaaaaaaaaaagcaaaaaaaaaaaagcactggccgggcgcggtggctcaagcctgtaatcccagcactttgggaggccgagacgggcggatcacaaggtcaggagatcgagaccatcctggctaacatggtgaaaccctgtctctactaaaaatacaaaaaactagccgggcgaggtggcgggcgcctatagtcccagctactcgggaggctgaggcaggagaatggcgtaaacccgggaggcggagcttgcagtgagctgagatccggccactgcactccagcctgggcgacagagcgagactctgtctcaaaaaaaaaaaaaaaaaaaaaaaagcactaaaaatTTCGTTTCAATTAACGAAAATGTAAAGAGTTGTACGTGGCTGGTGACTATCATGTCGGACAGGATAGCAGTTTCTCTCCCCAGAAAGAATATGCGTAACATACATAATTGTGCACTTAGACTCAGGGGATTTCTAGGACCCCTGAAACTCACACATACGCCCTCTGCGAGGGTCCCTGGATCTGAGGCTGTCAACCACTGTATAATGTGGCTTGATGGTTAGACACTAAACACAGCTGCAAGCTTGCTGGTGGGTGGGATGACCAGCTTGTCCCCATTTGCTAAGGATATTCCCAGTTTTATTACTGAAAGCCCACGCAGGCAAACGGGGACCATTGGTCGTTCTGGCTGGCTGGCACAGCAAAAAGGGAAAGGCAGGACGGTGGGTTGAGGACTCCtcagtggccttttttttttttttgagacggagtctcgctctgtcgccaggttggagtgcagtggcgcgatctcggcacactgcaacctctgcctcccaggttcaagcgattgtcctgcctcagcctcctgagtagctgggactacaggcgcctgccaccacgcccggctaatttttgcatttttagtagagatggggtttcaccatgttggccaggatggtctcgatctcttgacctcgtgatctgactgcctcggcctcccaaagtgctagaattataggcatgagccaccgcacctggctcctCAATGGCTTTTAAGAGGGCAAATGACTCCACCAAGagaagttttttttatttgtttgttttcttttgtttttttgagatggagtctcgctctgtcaccgggctggagtgcagtggcatgatcttgggtcactgcaacctccacctcccgggttcaagtgattctcctgcctcagcctcccaagtcgctgggactacaggagcctgcccccacacccagctaatttttgtgttttttcagtagagacgggttttcaccatattggccaggctggtctcgaactcctgaccttgtgatccacccccctcagcctcccaaaatgctgggattataggcgtgagccactgtgcccagccgttttgttttgagacagggtctcgctctgttgcccaggctggagtgcagtaatgccattatagctcactgcagcctcaacctcctgggctcaagggatcttcccatttgagcctcccaagtagctgggaccacaggcacacaccaccacactcgggcttttttttttttttttttttaatttttggtagaaacagggtttcaccatgttgcccaggctgatcttggactcctgggttcaagcagtcctcctgccttggcctcccaaagtgctgggattacaagtgtgaaccaccgtgGCTAGCCAGAGAGAGTTTTTTCCCACCAACCTAGGAAGCgttcctccctgctctgcctcatTCCTCTGGCCTGCCCCTGAGGTCATGCCCCCTAGTCTGCACCCTCCCCAACGTGCTTCCTGCTTTGGTGGCCCTGCAGAGCTGCTGGTGACAGAAGCGGCCCACGTGCGCATGCTGCGGGTGCTGCACGACCTCTTCTTCCAGCCCATGGCGGACGGCCTCTTCTTCTCCCTGGAGGAGCTGCAGAACATCTTCCCCAGCCTGGACGAGCTCATCGAGGTGCATTGTGAGTGCAGGGCCAGGGTCGCTCTGTGTACCCCACTGCCCCACGGGCAGCTCTGTTCTAGCCCTGGGTTCAACCTGCTCGGGAACCCCAGGGTTCACATGGGGTGGGGGCAGATACGCCATCCGGCCCTGAAGAGCAGACACAGATACACCTGCAGCCCTATTCCCACCATGCCGCAGCAGGCCACGCACAGCATATTCCACGCCCTGATGGAGGATCCCTTTCCTCCTGCCCCCACAGCCCTGTTCCTCGATCGCCTGATGAAgcggaggcaggagagtggctaCCTCATCGAGGAGATTGGAGACGTGCTGCTGGCCCGGGTGAGATGCCCagccctccccctcctcccagctaGACACTTGGAATCCAAGCCCGGAGCGGGTCCTGAGCCCACCCTAATCTAGTCCCAGGGTCTGGGCTTCCAGCGTGTCGTACTTTAGGCCCTGTTCTTGCCCATCCCCACTGAGACACCTGCCTGGCCTGAATCTTACTGTAGTTTGATGGTGCTGAGGGCTCCTGGTTCCAGAAAATCTCCTCCCGCTTCTGCAGCCGCCAGTCGTTTGCCTTAGAGCAGCTCAAAGCCAAGCAACGCAAGGAGCCTCGGTTCTGTGCCTTCGTGCAGGTGAGGCGGGGTCTGGACTCCAGCTTCCTGGGGAGGAGGGGCCTGGAAACCCAGACTCCTAGGTGCCTGCGCCCTGGGGTGAGCCCGAAGCCTGGGCCATCACAGCGCCAGCACCAGTTTCCTGCAGGAAGCTGAGAGCCGCCCACGGTGCCGCCGTCTGCAGCTGAAGGACATGATTCCCACGGAGATGCAGCGGCTGACCAAGTACCCCCTGCTTCTGCAGAGCATCGGGCAGAACACAGGTACCGCAGGCCCGCCTCTCTGGGCCTcggctctccttttttttttttaattttttttctcactcattTTCATCAGTGataccatcacagctcactgcagcctcgacctcccaggctctagccatcctcccacctcagcttcccgagtagctgggaccccaggggCACAccgctgtgcctggctaattttttttatttttttgtagtgacagggtctcgccatgttgcccaggctggctttgaactcctggtctcaagcgatcctcctgcctcagcctcccaaagtgcttggattacaggcatgagccaccatgcccaaccagcTGTCCTTTGTCTAACCTTGGCTGCTGAATCTGGAGCCTCCAGGGCAGGGGTTCACCAGAGCTGCTCTCTCCCTTGCCTGCAGAAGAGCCCACGGAACGGGAGAAAGTAGAGCTGGCAGCCGAGTGCTGCCGGGAAATTCTGCACCACGTCAACCAAGCCGTGCGTGACATGGAGGACCTGCTGGTGAGCCTGGGCTGACCCCACACCTGGGACAGTGGGTGGTATGAGAGCAGGGGGTGGACCCTACCTCAGCCTGTCCAGAAGTCACACCCTACCCCTTGGCTTGTCTCCCTCAAGGGTCACTGTGTGTCTGGGGGTTGGCTTGGCCCTCAGCACCTCCCTCTGAGGGTCATTGGAGGTCAGGCCCGACCCTCAGCTTGCTCCCATCAGAAGTTGGTCTTGGCTCTCGCCTTACCAATGTAGGTCACTGCAGGTCAGCCCCAGCACTTAGCTTGTCCCCATAACGCTCCCGTCTCTGCCCCAGAGGCTCAAGGACTATCAGCGGCGCCTGGACTTGTCCCACCTTCGGCAGAGCAGCGACCCCATGCTAAGCGAGTTCAAGGTGTGACCTTACCCTCCTGCCCCCCCTGCCCCGCTACTCTACTTGGCCCAGGCGATTCTGTGATACAGTCCCCAGCCTGTCCTCCCCATCCCATACTATACGCAGGGATTGAGAGCTTTGGCCCCCACCTCATGCCAATCCCATGATCCCCAGCCTGTGGTCATCCCTGGtcactgccctgccctgcccttcccttccccaccaaCCCCAATCACCCCCCGCCAACCTGCACGAACCATCACCCCCTCCTGCCTCAGAACCTGGATATCACCAAGAAGAAATTGGTCCACGAGGGCCCACTGACGTGGCGGGTGACAAAGGACAAGGCTGTGGGTGAGTGCCAGGGCAGCCACCTAGTGCAGGGTGTGGGGGCAGTGGGCCAAGGGCGGGGACGGGGTTGCATGGGGGCGCTGTGTGAGCACTGCTCGCCCCGTAGAGGTGCATGTGCTGCTGCTGGAtgacctgctgctgctgctccagcGCCAGGATGAGCGGCTGCTGCTCAAGTCCCATAGCCGGACGCTGACGCCCACGCCCGACGGCAAGACCATGCTGCGGCCTGTGCTGCGGCTCACCTCTGCCATGACCCGCGAGGTGGCCACCGGTGAGCACAGCCACTGTATGGCCCAGGGCAAAAGGTGTCTCTTTTGGGCAGAGCTGCCTGTGGAGTGGGGAGCAGAACCCTCTACAGAGCCAGGGAGTCAGCATTCTGGCAGAGGTTGGGAAGTgggtggaggtgggcagggcGGGGCTAGGCCTAGTAGGTTTTATAAGTGAGGTAGGAGCTGCTGCAGGTGTTTGCACAGAGGCGTGTCTTGTATAAATGAGAAGAAAGGCCAGGAGCCCAGTGAGGAGGGATTTGTAAACACACAGTTGGGAAGTTGCACCAGGGCCACAAACACTGGGAGAAGCTGGAGGGTGGGAGTGGCTGGCAGGGTTTTGTTAGGTAGGCCAGGGGACTTGCCTGGTTCCCTAAGGAGGTGTGAGGGGGGAGCTCAGGAGGACACATCAGGCCCTGGATATTAGTGGACAGTGAGTTGTGAGTTGAGTCATGGGAGCCCTGAGAGCAGCGCTACTGTGAGTGACTTCCCCAGCTTGTGCTCACGAAGGGGCATGCACTGGGGGGACCTGGGCTCTGAGTCCCATCTCCCCCTCTCTCTGCAGATCACAAAGCCTTCTACGTCCTTTTTACCTGGGACCAGGAGGCCCAGATATACGAGCTGGTGGCACAGACTGTGTCGGAGCGGAAGAAGTGAGGGGGGTTCTGAGTTCTGAGTGTGGGTTGAGGAGGCCCAAGCCTCTGGGTTCCCGGGTACAGGAGGGCTGTGGGGAGGCCCCGGCATAGGGTCTGGGGTCTCTGACTGCCCAGGGGTTTGGCCTTTCTCCCCAGCTGGTGTGCCCTCATCACCGAGACTGCCGGATCCCTGAAagtccctgcccctgcctctcgCCCTAAGCCCCGGCCCAGCCCGAGCAGGTGAGGGGGGCCATGGAGAGAGCTGGAGGTTCAGGGAGGGGGGCCGGAAGGCAGGGCTGGCTTCCCTCCACAGCTCCAGAATGCAAACCCCAGTCCTgttgagtgtgcatgtgtgtgagcgtGCGCAtgtgtgaatgcatgtgtgtacatacatgtgtGCCTGTACGCAAGCATGTGACTGTGCGTGCATGTGTagtatatgtatgcatgcatgtgtgtgtgtacgtgtgtgcatgtatggtgtgtgtgcgtgtgtgagagcatgtgcatgcatgtgtgtgcgtgtgtgtgtgccgaCCCCATCACTGCCCCGTCTGTCTCCTGTCTCCAGGCCTCTGTGTCTTCCATTGTCTGGgcctctctgtctccctgtctcccGGCCTCgacctctgtctctctctccggacctccctgcctccccacctCCAGCTCTCTGTCTCCCTGCCCCCATGGCCCCCCAGGGCCAGGAGTGTGGGGTCACCCAGCACTTCCTCCCCTCAGCACCCGAGAACCCCTCCTCAGCAGCTCTGAGAATGGCAATGGTGGCCGAGAGACGTCTCCGGCTGATGGTGAGACCAGAGGGATGCTGGGTGAGGGGCCAGGTTGGGGCTCACGGGTGAAGAGGGGCATCCACAGGAGGCCCGGCAGGATCTGAGCGCCCTCCCTGTTCCTTCCCCCACCCAGCCCGGACCGAGAGAATCCTCAGTGACCTCCTGCCCTTCTGCAGACCAGGCCCCGAGGGCCAGCTCGCTGCCACGGCCCTTCGGAAAGGtagcccagccctgcccctccaggGTGGCCACCGGCCCAAACAGTGCCTCTGTTCCAACTAGAACAAGGCTCTCCCTGTCAAAAATTTCCTTACGCCCAGCTGCCAGAAAACAAATGCTCCAAACCCACCCGGCCTGCACCACTGTCCTGGGTGCCCATGTCCTTCTTCTGCAGCCGCCATCCCTTCCTTGACTCTATATTCACCCTCTCCCTGATCATATCTCTGTCTTCAGTACCTTCCTGCCCTGTCCCAACCCTAAACCCAGCCTCACTTCTTCACCTCCCTTTGGATCCCCCAACCCCATCCGCTCAGCCTTGCCTGGGACCCACCCTCACCTCCAGCCCCTACACATGCCATTCGGAATCCCCCATCCCAGATCCCATCCTGGCCCCCTGGTCTCCTGACTCCACCCCCCTTGCCCCTGGCCAGTGCTGTCCCTGAAGCAGCTTCTGTTTCCGGCGGAGGAAGACAATGGGGCGGGGCCTCCTCGAGATGGGGATGGGGTCCCAGGGGGTGGCCCCCTGAGCCCAGCACGGACCCAGGAAATCCAGGAGAACCTGCTCAGCTTGGAGGAGACCATGAAGCAGCTGgaggtggggcggggcggggcggacCAGGGGTGCCCTGAATGGGCCGGGGAAGGAGGGGGCCCCCCTCATCCATGACCCCCATGCcaccaggagctggaggaggaaTTTTGCCGCCTGCGacccctcctgtctcagcttgGGGGgaactctgtctcccagcctggctGCACTTGAGGTCCCTGTCCAGGAAGGTGAGTGGGGGATCTGGGGGCCAGGGCACTGTCCTGAAAGGAGGGTCCCCCTCCAGAGCTCGCATCCCTACAGCCCCTTCTGTCCatctccctctttgtcttttctgaatcTCCCCACTCCACCTCGTGTTTCtcatctctgtgtctctctttctgataatctctgtttctgtctctgtgcctgcctgcctctccccacctccccttctctctccgcTCTGTcttgtctctgtgtctgtctctccctgtctctctctccatctctccccaTCTCCCGTCTTCTCCTACATCCCCCAGGCCTTTTGCAAGAAGGAGAGGAATGGGGGAGAGGACGTGAGGGACCACCCCCACCCACACAGCTGCCGCAGCATCTCACACCCTGagggcctgaggagagggagctGTGGGCCACGCCTGGGAGGGGCCCAGCTGGGGTCACTGGCCCTGCATGAGCCTCggccatctctccctcctgccctctgcTTGGGGGACTCAGGGCTTCATTCCGGAGGGCACCACGGTGACCCGGGCCATCTCAGTATTGCCTGTGGGGGCCACccctccactccccacccccaagtgCCTTCGCTCTGTTTTTATACCCTGAATTggaggtttattttttaatatatattatctaaGAAGAGatctgtgtgtgtgagggtgtggtgGGGCCTGGCGTGGCATCTGGAACTCTCTGTCTGGCGTCGACTTCCTGGGTCTGTGCCTCTGCGCCTGCCTCtagttgttcattcattcattcatttctttgtttGAACCGTTACTCCCCAGGCACTCTGCACACACACTGGGTATGAGGCATCCCCCTGACACCGCCCTCCAGCTCCCACCCCCAATCCCCCATGCTCAGCACTGGGCACCCCGAGTCTCACTCtctgttcttttatttctgtagtaAACTCTCTGGAGGTGACTGTCGGGATCATGGGGAGCTGGTGGGAAGGGGGCCCCtcctgggtgggggctgggggcggggtTATTGCTCTGAGCTCCCTGTCCCCAGGGGGGCCTATGTGGGGGGTGTCAGGACTGGGGCCAGCACAGGGGGGGTTGGAGACATGGCCACACAAACACTTGGGGCACAGCACAGGGGTGGGCGGGTGGGGAAGGCTGGGCGCCATATTGCACTTTGGGAGTGGGTCCAGGCGGGGACCCCCCTCAAACTGGAGCctggggaggaggctggaggCCATCACGTTCCCTCTGTCCTCTGTGGAGGGGgaagtgagaccccaactctggggctggggaaggagacTGGTGCAGCAACATGCCCAGACCCGGGAGGTGCTGAGGGCTGGTCCTGGGCCTTGGGCCAGGCATCAAGGGCAGACGGGAGGCTGCCCTGGTCCCCGCCTCAGCGGAATCCATTGCCCCCTGCTGGCTCAGCTGCCAGTCCCCCCTTTGCCTGCCTTTGCCTTG
The sequence above is a segment of the Macaca nemestrina isolate mMacNem1 chromosome 20, mMacNem.hap1, whole genome shotgun sequence genome. Coding sequences within it:
- the LOC105495278 gene encoding rho guanine nucleotide exchange factor 1 isoform X2 codes for the protein MEDVARGAASPGPSRPGLVPVSIIGAEDEDFENELETNSEEQNSQFQSLEQVKRRPAHLMALLQHVALQFEPGPLLCCLHADMLGSLGPKEAKKAFLDFYHSFLEKTAVLRVPVPPNVAFELDRTRADLISEDVQRRFVQEVVQSQQTAVGRQLEDFRSKRLMGMTPWEQELAQLEAWVGRDRASYEARERHVAERLLMHLEEMQHTISTDEEKSAAVVNAIGVYMRHLGVRTKSGDKKSGRNFFRKKVMGNRRSDEPAKTKKGLSSILDAARWNRGEPQVPDFRHLKAEVDAEKPGATDRKGGPGMPSRDRNVGASGQDTPGVSLHPLSLDSPDREPGADAPLELGDLSPQGPMSLEPPAPPESTDEGAETESPEPGDEGEPGRSGLELEPEEPPGWRELVPPDTLHSLPKSQVKRQEVISELLVTEAAHVRMLRVLHDLFFQPMADGLFFSLEELQNIFPSLDELIEVHSLFLDRLMKRRQESGYLIEEIGDVLLARFDGAEGSWFQKISSRFCSRQSFALEQLKAKQRKEPRFCAFVQEAESRPRCRRLQLKDMIPTEMQRLTKYPLLLQSIGQNTEEPTEREKVELAAECCREILHHVNQAVRDMEDLLRLKDYQRRLDLSHLRQSSDPMLSEFKNLDITKKKLVHEGPLTWRVTKDKAVEVHVLLLDDLLLLLQRQDERLLLKSHSRTLTPTPDGKTMLRPVLRLTSAMTREVATDHKAFYVLFTWDQEAQIYELVAQTVSERKNWCALITETAGSLKVPAPASRPKPRPSPSSTREPLLSSSENGNGGRETSPADARTERILSDLLPFCRPGPEGQLAATALRKVLSLKQLLFPAEEDNGAGPPRDGDGVPGGGPLSPARTQEIQENLLSLEETMKQLEELEEEFCRLRPLLSQLGGNSVSQPGCT
- the LOC105495278 gene encoding rho guanine nucleotide exchange factor 1 isoform X3, giving the protein MEDVARGAASPGPSRPGLVPVSIIGAEDEDFENELETNSEEQNSQFQSLEQVKRRPAHLMALLQHVALQFEPGPLLCCLHADMLGSLGPKEAKKAFLDFYHSFLEKTAVLRVPVPPNVAFELDRTRADLISEDVQRRFVQEVVQSQQTAVGRQLEDFRSKRLMGMTPWEQELAQLEAWVGRDRASYEARERHVAERLLMHLEEMQHTISTDEEKSAAVVNAIGVYMRHLGVRTKSGDKKSGRNFFRKKVMGNRRSDEPAKTKKGLSSILDAARWNRGEPQVPDFRHLKAEVDAEKPGATDRKGGPGMPSRDRNVGASGQDTPGVSLHPLSLDSPDREPGADAPLELGDLSPQGPMSLEPPAPPESTDEGAETERLSGRLGRSESLRVSDRRRPSRGSLGAKGRGGGRSRSDVDMDPSSATAVLGPARRATPEPGDEGEPGRSGLELEPEEPPGWRELVPPDTLHSLPKSQVKRQEVISELLVTEAAHVRMLRVLHDLFFQPMADGLFFSLEELQNIFPSLDELIEVHSLFLDRLMKRRQESGYLIEEIGDVLLARFDGAEGSWFQKISSRFCSRQSFALEQLKAKQRKEPRFCAFVQEAESRPRCRRLQLKDMIPTEMQRLTKYPLLLQSIGQNTEEPTEREKVELAAECCREILHHVNQAVRDMEDLLRLKDYQRRLDLSHLRQSSDPMLSEFKNLDITKKKLVHEGPLTWRVTKDKAVEVHVLLLDDLLLLLQRQDERLLLKSHSRTLTPTPDGKTMLRPVLRLTSAMTREVATDHKAFYVLFTWDQEAQIYELVAQTVSERKNWCALITETAGSLKVPAPASRPKPRPSPSSTREPLLSSSENGNGGRETSPADARTERILSDLLPFCRPGPEGQLAATALRKVLSLKQLLFPAEEDNGAGPPRDGDGVPGGGPLSPARTQEIQENLLSLEETMKQLEELEEEFCRLRPLLSQLGGNSVSQPGCT
- the LOC105495278 gene encoding rho guanine nucleotide exchange factor 1 isoform X1 translates to MEDVARGAASPGPSRPGLVPVSIIGAEDEDFENELETNSEEQNSQFQSLEQVKRRPAHLMALLQHVALQFEPGPLLCCLHADMLGSLGPKEAKKAFLDFYHSFLEKTAVLRVPVPPNVAFELDRTRADLISEDVQRRFVQEVVQSQQTAVGRQLEDFRSKRLMGMTPWEQELAQLEAWVGRDRASYEARERHVAERLLMHLEEMQHTISTDEEKSAAVVNAIGVYMRHLGVRTKSGDKKSGRNFFRKKVMGNRRSDEPAKTKKGLSSILDAARWNRGEPQVPDFRHLKAEVDAEKPGATDRKGGPGMPSRDRNVGASGQDTPGVSLHPLSLDSPDREPGADAPLELGDLSPQGPMSLEPPAPPESTDEGAETESPEPGDEGEPGRSGLELEPEEPPGWRELVPPDTLHSLPKSQVKRQEVISELLVTEAAHVRMLRVLHDLFFQPMADGLFFSLEELQNIFPSLDELIEVHSLFLDRLMKRRQESGYLIEEIGDVLLARFDGAEGSWFQKISSRFCSRQSFALEQLKAKQRKEPRFCAFVQEAESRPRCRRLQLKDMIPTEMQRLTKYPLLLQSIGQNTEEPTEREKVELAAECCREILHHVNQAVRDMEDLLRLKDYQRRLDLSHLRQSSDPMLSEFKNLDITKKKLVHEGPLTWRVTKDKAVEVHVLLLDDLLLLLQRQDERLLLKSHSRTLTPTPDGKTMLRPVLRLTSAMTREVATDHKAFYVLFTWDQEAQIYELVAQTVSERKNWCALITETAGSLKVPAPASRPKPRPSPSSTREPLLSSSENGNGGRETSPADARTERILSDLLPFCRPGPEGQLAATALRKGAGGGILPPATPPVSAWGELCLPAWLHLRSLSRKAFCKKERNGGEDVRDHPHPHSCRSISHPEGLRRGSCGPRLGGAQLGSLALHEPRPSLPPALCLGDSGLHSGGHHGDPGHLSIACGGHPSTPHPQVPSLCFYTLNWRFIF